In Cicer arietinum cultivar CDC Frontier isolate Library 1 chromosome 7, Cicar.CDCFrontier_v2.0, whole genome shotgun sequence, a single window of DNA contains:
- the LOC101496369 gene encoding 26S proteasome non-ATPase regulatory subunit 4 homolog isoform X1, translating into MVLEATMICVDNSEWMRNGDYSPSRFQAQSDAVSLICGAKTQSNPENTVGVLTMAAKGVRVLATPTSDLGKILACMHGLEIGGQMNLAAGIQVAQLALKHRQNKKQQQRIIVFAGSPVKHEKKMLELIGRKLKKNSVALDIVNFGEEDEGKTEKLEALLAAVNNNDSSHMVHVPPGPNALSDVLISTPIFTGDGEGGSGFAAAAAAASAGGVSGYDFGVDPNLDPELALALRVSMEEERARQEAAAKKAAEDASKQEKGGGQHAISQDATMTENKTNDLWKQDDESALLQQALAMSMDDPEVSHDVRDTDMSEAATDDPELALALQMSVADSAKDSASQTDVSKLLADQSFVSSVLASLPGVDPNDSSVKDLLASMQSQSDQKNEEERPNEEEEK; encoded by the exons ATGGTGCTCGAG GCTACGATGATCTGTGTTGACAATTCTGAATGGATGCGCAACGGTGATTACTCTCCTTCTCGATTTCAAGCCCAATCAGACGCTGTTAGTCTTATTTGCGGTGCTAAAACTCAG TCTAATCCTGAAAATACTGTTGGAGTTCTCACGATGGCCGCCAAGGGAGTTCGAGTTTTGGCTACCCCTACCAGTGATTTGGGCAAAATCCTAGCTTGTATGCATg GTCTAGAAATAGGTGGTCAGATGAACCTAGCTGCTGGCATTCAGGTGGCACAGTTGGCTCTTAAGCATCGGCAGAATAAGAAGCAGCAGCAAAGGATTATTGTCTTTGCTGGAAG TCCTGTCAAGCATGAGAAGAAAATGTTGGAGTTGATAGGCAGAAAGTTGAAAAAGAATAGTGTAGCTCTTGACATTGTCAACTTTGGTGAAGAAGACGAGGGGAAGACAGAGAAGCTGGAAGCACTCCTTGCAGCTGTAAACAATAATGATAGTAGCCACATGGTTCATGTTCCACCTGGTCCAAATGCTCTATCAGATGTACTTATAAG TACACCTATTTTTACTGGTGATGGAGAAGGTGGAAGTGGTTTTGCCGCTGCAGCAGCAGCAGCATCTGCAGGCGGTGTATCTGGATATGATTTTGGTGTGGATCCAAACTTGGACCCTGAATTGGCTCTTGCTCTGAGAGTTTCAATGGAAGAAGAGAGAGCCAGGCAGGAAGCAGCTGCGAAAAAGGCTGCAGAGGATGCTTCCAAACAAGAGAAAGGTGGTGGGCAGCACGCTATTTCCCAGGATGCAACTATGACTGAGAATAAGACAAATGATTTG TGGAAACAGGATGACGAGAGTGCTCTACTACAACAGGCCCTTGCAATGTCAATGGATGATCCTGAGGTTAGCCATGATGTAAGAGATACAGATATGTCTGAAGCAGCTACAGATGATCCTGAATTGGCCCTAG CTCTCCAAATGTCAGTAGCAGACAGCGCCAAGGATTCAGCCAGCCAGACAGACGTGAGTAAATTGTTGGCAGATCAGTCCTTTGTATCTTCTGTCCTTGCATCG CTTCCTGGGGTTGATCCAAATGACTCATCCGTTAAAGATTTGCTGGCTTCCATGCAAAGTCAGTCTGAC CAGAAGAATGAAGAGGAGCGACCAAATGAGGAGGAGGAGAAATAA
- the LOC101496369 gene encoding 26S proteasome non-ATPase regulatory subunit 4 homolog isoform X3, producing the protein MVLEATMICVDNSEWMRNGDYSPSRFQAQSDAVSLICGAKTQSNPENTVGVLTMAAKGVRVLATPTSDLGKILACMHGLEIGGQMNLAAGIQVAQLALKHRQNKKQQQRIIVFAGSPVKHEKKMLELIGRKLKKNSVALDIVNFGEEDEGKTEKLEALLAAVNNNDSSHMVHVPPGPNALSDVLISTPIFTGDGEGGSGFAAAAAAASAGGVSGYDFGVDPNLDPELALALRVSMEEERARQEAAAKKAAEDASKQEKGGGQHAISQDATMTENKTNDLDDESALLQQALAMSMDDPEVSHDVRDTDMSEAATDDPELALALQMSVADSAKDSASQTDVSKLLADQSFVSSVLASLPGVDPNDSSVKDLLASMQSQSDQKNEEERPNEEEEK; encoded by the exons ATGGTGCTCGAG GCTACGATGATCTGTGTTGACAATTCTGAATGGATGCGCAACGGTGATTACTCTCCTTCTCGATTTCAAGCCCAATCAGACGCTGTTAGTCTTATTTGCGGTGCTAAAACTCAG TCTAATCCTGAAAATACTGTTGGAGTTCTCACGATGGCCGCCAAGGGAGTTCGAGTTTTGGCTACCCCTACCAGTGATTTGGGCAAAATCCTAGCTTGTATGCATg GTCTAGAAATAGGTGGTCAGATGAACCTAGCTGCTGGCATTCAGGTGGCACAGTTGGCTCTTAAGCATCGGCAGAATAAGAAGCAGCAGCAAAGGATTATTGTCTTTGCTGGAAG TCCTGTCAAGCATGAGAAGAAAATGTTGGAGTTGATAGGCAGAAAGTTGAAAAAGAATAGTGTAGCTCTTGACATTGTCAACTTTGGTGAAGAAGACGAGGGGAAGACAGAGAAGCTGGAAGCACTCCTTGCAGCTGTAAACAATAATGATAGTAGCCACATGGTTCATGTTCCACCTGGTCCAAATGCTCTATCAGATGTACTTATAAG TACACCTATTTTTACTGGTGATGGAGAAGGTGGAAGTGGTTTTGCCGCTGCAGCAGCAGCAGCATCTGCAGGCGGTGTATCTGGATATGATTTTGGTGTGGATCCAAACTTGGACCCTGAATTGGCTCTTGCTCTGAGAGTTTCAATGGAAGAAGAGAGAGCCAGGCAGGAAGCAGCTGCGAAAAAGGCTGCAGAGGATGCTTCCAAACAAGAGAAAGGTGGTGGGCAGCACGCTATTTCCCAGGATGCAACTATGACTGAGAATAAGACAAATGATTTG GATGACGAGAGTGCTCTACTACAACAGGCCCTTGCAATGTCAATGGATGATCCTGAGGTTAGCCATGATGTAAGAGATACAGATATGTCTGAAGCAGCTACAGATGATCCTGAATTGGCCCTAG CTCTCCAAATGTCAGTAGCAGACAGCGCCAAGGATTCAGCCAGCCAGACAGACGTGAGTAAATTGTTGGCAGATCAGTCCTTTGTATCTTCTGTCCTTGCATCG CTTCCTGGGGTTGATCCAAATGACTCATCCGTTAAAGATTTGCTGGCTTCCATGCAAAGTCAGTCTGAC CAGAAGAATGAAGAGGAGCGACCAAATGAGGAGGAGGAGAAATAA
- the LOC101496369 gene encoding 26S proteasome non-ATPase regulatory subunit 4 homolog isoform X4: MVLEATMICVDNSEWMRNGDYSPSRFQAQSDAVSLICGAKTQSNPENTVGVLTMAAKGVRVLATPTSDLGKILACMHGLEIGGQMNLAAGIQVAQLALKHRQNKKQQQRIIVFAGSPVKHEKKMLELIGRKLKKNSVALDIVNFGEEDEGKTEKLEALLAAVNNNDSSHMVHVPPGPNALSDVLISTPIFTGDGEGGSGFAAAAAAASAGGVSGYDFGVDPNLDPELALALRVSMEEERARQEAAAKKAAEDASKQEKGGGQHAISQDATMTENKTNDLDDESALLQQALAMSMDDPEVSHDVRDTDMSEAATDDPELALALQMSVADSAKDSASQTDVSKLLADQSFVSSVLASLPGVDPNDSSVKDLLASMQSQSDKNEEERPNEEEEK, encoded by the exons ATGGTGCTCGAG GCTACGATGATCTGTGTTGACAATTCTGAATGGATGCGCAACGGTGATTACTCTCCTTCTCGATTTCAAGCCCAATCAGACGCTGTTAGTCTTATTTGCGGTGCTAAAACTCAG TCTAATCCTGAAAATACTGTTGGAGTTCTCACGATGGCCGCCAAGGGAGTTCGAGTTTTGGCTACCCCTACCAGTGATTTGGGCAAAATCCTAGCTTGTATGCATg GTCTAGAAATAGGTGGTCAGATGAACCTAGCTGCTGGCATTCAGGTGGCACAGTTGGCTCTTAAGCATCGGCAGAATAAGAAGCAGCAGCAAAGGATTATTGTCTTTGCTGGAAG TCCTGTCAAGCATGAGAAGAAAATGTTGGAGTTGATAGGCAGAAAGTTGAAAAAGAATAGTGTAGCTCTTGACATTGTCAACTTTGGTGAAGAAGACGAGGGGAAGACAGAGAAGCTGGAAGCACTCCTTGCAGCTGTAAACAATAATGATAGTAGCCACATGGTTCATGTTCCACCTGGTCCAAATGCTCTATCAGATGTACTTATAAG TACACCTATTTTTACTGGTGATGGAGAAGGTGGAAGTGGTTTTGCCGCTGCAGCAGCAGCAGCATCTGCAGGCGGTGTATCTGGATATGATTTTGGTGTGGATCCAAACTTGGACCCTGAATTGGCTCTTGCTCTGAGAGTTTCAATGGAAGAAGAGAGAGCCAGGCAGGAAGCAGCTGCGAAAAAGGCTGCAGAGGATGCTTCCAAACAAGAGAAAGGTGGTGGGCAGCACGCTATTTCCCAGGATGCAACTATGACTGAGAATAAGACAAATGATTTG GATGACGAGAGTGCTCTACTACAACAGGCCCTTGCAATGTCAATGGATGATCCTGAGGTTAGCCATGATGTAAGAGATACAGATATGTCTGAAGCAGCTACAGATGATCCTGAATTGGCCCTAG CTCTCCAAATGTCAGTAGCAGACAGCGCCAAGGATTCAGCCAGCCAGACAGACGTGAGTAAATTGTTGGCAGATCAGTCCTTTGTATCTTCTGTCCTTGCATCG CTTCCTGGGGTTGATCCAAATGACTCATCCGTTAAAGATTTGCTGGCTTCCATGCAAAGTCAGTCTGAC AAGAATGAAGAGGAGCGACCAAATGAGGAGGAGGAGAAATAA
- the LOC101497130 gene encoding thiosulfate sulfurtransferase 18-like codes for MGSIGNESSKPEVVTVDVVTAKSLIQTTHVYLDVRTVEEFQKGHVDAEKNINIPYMFNTPDGRVKNPDFLKEVSSLCKKEDHLIVGCQSGVRSLYATADLLAEGFKDVYNMGGGYLEWVKKEFPVKIHVTKDSII; via the exons ATGGGTTCTATTGGAAATGAAAG TTCAAAACCTGAGGTTGTCACAGTTGATGTGGTTACAGCCAAGTCTCTTATCCAGACAACCCATGTCTATCTTGATGTCag GACGGTGGAAGAATTCCAAAAAGGGCACGTGGATGCAGAGAAGAACATTAACATTCCATACATGTTCAATACGCCCGATG GCAGAGTGAAGAACCCAGATTTTCTGAAGGAGGTTTCGTCTCTTTGCAAGAAAGAAGACCATCTCATTGTG GGTTGTCAAAGTGGTGTGAGATCTTTGTATGCAACTGCTGATCTTTTGGCTGAA GGGTTTAAGGATGTGTACAATATGGGAGGAGGTTATTTGGAGTGGGTAAAAAAGGAATTTCCAGTGAAGATACATGTGACCAAAGACTCAATTATATGA
- the LOC101496369 gene encoding 26S proteasome non-ATPase regulatory subunit 4 homolog isoform X2, with translation MVLEATMICVDNSEWMRNGDYSPSRFQAQSDAVSLICGAKTQSNPENTVGVLTMAAKGVRVLATPTSDLGKILACMHGLEIGGQMNLAAGIQVAQLALKHRQNKKQQQRIIVFAGSPVKHEKKMLELIGRKLKKNSVALDIVNFGEEDEGKTEKLEALLAAVNNNDSSHMVHVPPGPNALSDVLISTPIFTGDGEGGSGFAAAAAAASAGGVSGYDFGVDPNLDPELALALRVSMEEERARQEAAAKKAAEDASKQEKGGGQHAISQDATMTENKTNDLWKQDDESALLQQALAMSMDDPEVSHDVRDTDMSEAATDDPELALALQMSVADSAKDSASQTDVSKLLADQSFVSSVLASLPGVDPNDSSVKDLLASMQSQSDKNEEERPNEEEEK, from the exons ATGGTGCTCGAG GCTACGATGATCTGTGTTGACAATTCTGAATGGATGCGCAACGGTGATTACTCTCCTTCTCGATTTCAAGCCCAATCAGACGCTGTTAGTCTTATTTGCGGTGCTAAAACTCAG TCTAATCCTGAAAATACTGTTGGAGTTCTCACGATGGCCGCCAAGGGAGTTCGAGTTTTGGCTACCCCTACCAGTGATTTGGGCAAAATCCTAGCTTGTATGCATg GTCTAGAAATAGGTGGTCAGATGAACCTAGCTGCTGGCATTCAGGTGGCACAGTTGGCTCTTAAGCATCGGCAGAATAAGAAGCAGCAGCAAAGGATTATTGTCTTTGCTGGAAG TCCTGTCAAGCATGAGAAGAAAATGTTGGAGTTGATAGGCAGAAAGTTGAAAAAGAATAGTGTAGCTCTTGACATTGTCAACTTTGGTGAAGAAGACGAGGGGAAGACAGAGAAGCTGGAAGCACTCCTTGCAGCTGTAAACAATAATGATAGTAGCCACATGGTTCATGTTCCACCTGGTCCAAATGCTCTATCAGATGTACTTATAAG TACACCTATTTTTACTGGTGATGGAGAAGGTGGAAGTGGTTTTGCCGCTGCAGCAGCAGCAGCATCTGCAGGCGGTGTATCTGGATATGATTTTGGTGTGGATCCAAACTTGGACCCTGAATTGGCTCTTGCTCTGAGAGTTTCAATGGAAGAAGAGAGAGCCAGGCAGGAAGCAGCTGCGAAAAAGGCTGCAGAGGATGCTTCCAAACAAGAGAAAGGTGGTGGGCAGCACGCTATTTCCCAGGATGCAACTATGACTGAGAATAAGACAAATGATTTG TGGAAACAGGATGACGAGAGTGCTCTACTACAACAGGCCCTTGCAATGTCAATGGATGATCCTGAGGTTAGCCATGATGTAAGAGATACAGATATGTCTGAAGCAGCTACAGATGATCCTGAATTGGCCCTAG CTCTCCAAATGTCAGTAGCAGACAGCGCCAAGGATTCAGCCAGCCAGACAGACGTGAGTAAATTGTTGGCAGATCAGTCCTTTGTATCTTCTGTCCTTGCATCG CTTCCTGGGGTTGATCCAAATGACTCATCCGTTAAAGATTTGCTGGCTTCCATGCAAAGTCAGTCTGAC AAGAATGAAGAGGAGCGACCAAATGAGGAGGAGGAGAAATAA